Proteins from a genomic interval of Pyramidobacter porci:
- a CDS encoding SHOCT domain-containing protein, producing the protein MKTLNCPNCGGAYNPAKYRCDYCGSYVILSKENYVDLSEIPFDLESKIENKYPGIYVFGRLLGKGEKPILLGSANYLTGIVSAGGKLLLTNKSLSFSAHGLNIGRKEAKIDLRDITDVRMSANFLISQHIIVSTSNSSYKFVVHHGKEWVEKIKDAITHAEKFDERAGNSCAMASDYTVELRNLKKLLDEGIITQEEFDIKKRTILEI; encoded by the coding sequence TTGAAGACGCTCAATTGTCCCAACTGCGGCGGAGCATATAATCCTGCAAAATATAGATGCGATTACTGCGGCAGCTATGTTATCCTGTCAAAAGAAAACTATGTGGACCTAAGCGAGATACCGTTTGACCTGGAATCAAAGATCGAGAATAAATATCCTGGAATTTATGTGTTCGGCAGACTGCTGGGCAAGGGAGAGAAACCCATTCTTTTAGGGTCTGCCAATTATTTGACCGGCATTGTCTCGGCGGGGGGAAAGCTGCTTCTTACGAATAAGAGTTTGTCTTTCAGCGCCCATGGATTAAATATCGGCAGGAAAGAAGCAAAAATCGACTTGCGCGATATAACGGATGTACGTATGAGCGCTAATTTTTTGATTTCACAGCATATTATTGTATCTACCTCTAACTCGTCGTATAAGTTCGTCGTGCATCACGGCAAGGAATGGGTTGAGAAAATAAAAGATGCGATAACTCATGCGGAAAAATTCGATGAAAGAGCAGGAAACTCCTGCGCAATGGCGTCAGATTATACCGTCGAGTTACGAAATTTGAAAAAGCTTCTTGATGAAGGAATTATTACTCAGGAAGAGTTCGATATAAAGAAACGGACGATTCTTGAAATATGA